The genomic region TTGggtataaaataatgaaaattttgttaCAAAAGTACCATATTTCATGGTTTTGTAGGGATAGGGTATGCACATTGTTTTACAATTACCATATCATATTTCCCTttaaatcatatttttaattaaatctttttttatttttctgCATTTTATACCtttacaataattttgtagaggttaatttaatgaaaatttaagaACTCCTCATATAGGTCGAAatactttaaatattttaattaattcctCGGATCCCAATTAAATaccattaattttaactcagtttaaatatatttaaagatGATTTTATGTTCTGGCATAACCCGTAGATTACTCCAACCGTCGCTCTTGAAAAACGCAAAATTCCAAACATCACAATCACacctaaaaattttataccCAAACTATGAAATTGGACAAAGACACTTTTATACCTCAAGGTTTCTGTTATTTTCATCAAAGACAGAGTCTGAAGCAAAGAATACTACTTCTGACGAAGGAGGTTCAGTTAAAATGAAATCCAATAATGAGTTTACACATATTAGTGAGACTTTTGGACCGGGTAAATACAGAGGAACAGGACTCCCCAGGCCTGTAGGTCAACCAGAAGATTTGCCATCAATTGAGTTCGGGAAACCAACAGGGATGTATAACTTCGTTAGACATCAACACGGAGACCCTAGGGATCACCTGAGAGAGGACGGAAGGTTCAAGGATAAATACGCAACAGACGGATTTCACTGGTACGACGCATACACAGACGTACCTAAGCAAAGAAGAACAATTGTAAACGGAGAAACAATGGTACTTGGAGTTGAGACTAGGCCTATGGAAGATCTTTTTGGACTTGAACAGACAAACGTACCCTTTTATCATAGAAGAAGATTGAACCTTTGGGGCAGCCACAAGAACACTTTAAGAGCAGAATTTGGTTTCTTCTGGATCCCAACCTTTATCATATTCTCCCTAGCAATACCCTGCTTCACTATGCTCTATATGTTGGACGAATCAGTATACACCACTATGACAGTCAAGGTAATTGGACATCAATGGTACTGGGTCTACGAAGTTGAATCACCTCCcgtttaattttttacaacaAATTGACAATATAATACTCCAGGTCaacttattttttaaaaaatctaatttatttctcaAACTGTAAATACACTATAATATCTAGTAAATATTCATCAATGTAGTtgttatatacttaaattattgacaatgaaaatcaataaaattttttaaagattaataattgCCATAAAAAGCTGATTAATGCTCAAAAAGGATTAAATGCGTTGGAGTGGTTTGTGAAGTGTCGTGTCGATGAGGTATGAGAGTTAATCACTAAGGCACACACACATTTcaatataaattttgtttagCATTACTGTTACACTAGATTTTGTGATTGTTGCTATTAATTTTACCATTGTCCTTGATTAATTTGTAGAATTGTTCAccaaattaaaaaattcgtatatttgttttaacttttaaaaaagtaaaaaatttaaagttCTATaagtgtaaaatattttttggaAATCAACTTTCATGTATATGTGTTATTTGTTACACCCATTTGTATTATGTCACATTTAATATCATCAATTGtgttttaatttacacatcTGGAAAATAGCTGGATAAAGAGTTAAGTTTTGGAATTTAATCCCGAATTATAGAGTTAACTGATAAAAAAAGCTGAAATGGCGGTCGGTAAAATGAGAAGAGCACCAGATAGTGGCGTTTCAAACGCCGTGTCAACTATAATTGAACACCAAAAGTTCAAGAAAATGTTGGTTTTCGGACTCAGATCACTCTCTGATTTGTGTAATCCATCCAATCAGTTGTACGTAGAAAATGCCCTCGAAGCGCTTGAAAGGAACGTAGTAAAAGGTATTTTAACGGCAGTGGAGAACTTTGGagatgatgaagatttGGTATTGTGTTCAACCACAATCATGTCTACTATGTCACAGGGCTGCGTTGAATATAGGGAAGACGAGAAACTCCTGAAGAAGCTTGTGAATGAAGGAGGAGTTGACGTTGTCCAAAAGGCTTTGGAAAGAGCACCCCAAGATGAAGATGTTCTTGAAAACTGCCTCAAGTTTTTGGAAAACTTATCAAATCTAGGAGGGCTTGGTAAAAGAGGACCTGAGTTTGTTCCCCACGTTTGCAAGTGTATGGAGGTTGTGAAATCTTATCGAGTTGCGAACAGGCTCGTAGTGTGTCTTTCTAACCTCACGGATCAAAATGAGTCTTGTTTAGCCTTGAAAAATAGCCAAGGTGTTCAGCCATTGCTTGACTTGTGCCTCAAATTCACCAACCAAGATAAAAGTACAGGCCTGGTTGAAAGTTGCTTTAAGACCCTCGTGGCTCTTAGCCAGCTGAAGCTTGTGGATGAGTCTAACTTGCAGAGTGTTATTAACCTTGTGGAGTGTTGTAAGGATTCGAAGGTTGTTCTGAGCAGAGCGAGCGAAGTAATAAAGTCTGTAGTTGATACCGAAAAGTTGCAGAACAGTTTAAAGGTGCTTGAGAAAAATCAGTACGACAGCCCAGAGTACAAGGTGGCTGTGAATACACTGAGGTCACTTTCCTACATTTCAACATTATCTGATGAATTGGCTAAAAAGGGCGTTATTCCAATTCTTCTAAAGCTATTATCAGACAGCAGTGAAAAGCTTGGTTCTGGGGATGCAAAACCAGGAGCCTCTGCTGAACAGCTGGCTGAGGTGGTATTTGGAACCTCTAGAATGCTAGCCTCGATTTCCTCAAGTAATTCTGAATATGGTCAGCAAGTGTTATCTAACAAAGGTCTTGATGTTTTGGTGCGGGCACTTTCACAGAGTACCCAGCACCCGCGATCAGTTGTAGGTTTATCTTTTGCGCTTGTTCAACTTTTAAAACATGAACCTAAGTCCTTTGGAAGCGCTGTGTCAGTTGCCCTTCCAATCCTATATCAGTTGTCTGAAGATGAGGCCGTTTCTCAAGCTTTGGTTGAGTTTTTGTTGGCATGTAGTCAGTACTCTGAGCTAGAGTCTGTTTTTATCCAGAACAAGGTGTTAGAGATTTTGAGCACTTGCTGCCAGTACCACACTTCAAACCTAGCTTATCAGTTCAATGTGGTTTCAATCCTAAACAGATTTAGCCGTTTCATCGAAAATTTAAAGCTGATCCACGAGTACGGAGGATTGCAGGGCATAACATTTGCTCTAGAACAGAATTACAAGGACCTGAAGTATTGTTTAGAggttttaaattttatatctgCTCTGGCCTCTACTTCAAATTCACAAAAGTATTTGACCACCGGAGACTATTTAATTGCCGACGTTATCCTTGAACTTATGCTACACTATAGAGACAATGATGCTGTGATTGACTTATCAGTTAAGATTTTGGATCTTGTGTTGGAAGAGAAGGACGTTGAAAAGTATGCTAAACGGTTAAATACCGCTATGCCAAACTCTGTAAAGGATCCTGAAGGCACATTTAAAGCATTGGCAGCACTTACTGGTGTTCACAAGATATCAAGATTACGTCCCCTTTTGTCAAAGTATAACCCTTTGAACGGCGTTTTGAGTGCAGTTACTGGATGGCTAGATCACAACGGAGACCCTGAGTGGGTCAGGCAGAGGACTAACCTGACAAGGGCAGCCCTATCCCTTGTTGTGGTCTGCCAGACTAAGGAGGAAATTCAAGAAACGCTGTTTACGGTGAGTGAGTTGGCATGTGTTTATCAGGTTAAGAAGGTAATTGACCTTGAACAGTCAGACGATAACTTTTTGCTCCACTGCACTGGAGCTATCGTTGTATTGTGTGGCATTGATAGAACCTACGACGAGGCTGAGATGCAAGAATCTGTGGAGTGTGTTTCGAAGGTAATGAAACGTCATCAGGACGTTCGTCAGGCCCAGGCATCGCTTTTGGAGGCACTAAACAGACTAATGGAACAGTCCGACAAGCTTTTCTTATCAGCTATGTTAAACACTGGATGTTTGGGCTTAATTGTAAAGTATTTGAGCACTGTTCCAgtgtatttaaatttacagATTTTGGGAATTGGGCTCATTCATAAATGTTCACAACTGGACCCTCAGGTGGTTGAGTTCCTAAAAACCTCAAACTGTTTCCAGCTTCTAAGGACCGTTAATCGTACTCACACTAAAAACAAGAAGCTTAAGGCAATTGTAGGTTCTCTGTTATCACTTTTGATGCCAGCAGATGCCTTGGAGTCTGAGTTGGATCAGCTTCTTAAAGATTTGGTAAACTATGTTGCAGAAAAGGATGCAGAGGGAGTTAACACCTGCCTCGTTTCAATTAACCAACTTCTCGTATCAAAGGAAGCTGTAAAGGCCGCAGTTATGctaaatatttattccCCGGTCAAGAAAGCACTTGATTGGACACTTGCAAACCCCAACCAATACAATGGTGAggaaaatatatttgagCCCACTTTGGCTGAGTTTTCACTATTGGGTCTTAACATGCTGGTCAGTAGGATGGGACTTGTATATGCCactaaaaattcatttacGAAGTTTTTTCTCACACTATTCACTTGCTTAACTGCCAATTCTAAAGGTATTTTCttatatattactattattatatttatttgtattttataagTTTTAATGTTGAATAGTGATGATGGAGGATGGAGTGGTATCCAATTTGGACGGCTTGGTGTTGTTGTTTCGTCATGATGTAACAAATATAGACGAGGCTTTGAAGGAGGATTTGTTGGCTAAGTTATCTGGATGCTTCACTAGGATTTTGAATAGTCCTGCTGTGGTTTCGTCAGT from Theileria annulata chromosome 1, complete sequence, *** SEQUENCING IN PROGRESS *** harbors:
- a CDS encoding cytochrome c oxidase subunit 2a, putative (1 probable transmembrane helix predicted for TA20025 by TMHMM2.0 at aa 210-232) translates to MILCSGITRRLLQPSLLKNAKFQTSQSHLKILYPNYEIGQRHFYTSRFLLFSSKTESEAKNTTSDEGGSVKMKSNNEFTHISETFGPGKYRGTGLPRPVGQPEDLPSIEFGKPTGMYNFVRHQHGDPRDHLREDGRFKDKYATDGFHWYDAYTDVPKQRRTIVNGETMVLGVETRPMEDLFGLEQTNVPFYHRRRLNLWGSHKNTLRAEFGFFWIPTFIIFSLAIPCFTMLYMLDESVYTTMTVKVIGHQWYWVYEVESPPV